A stretch of the Teredinibacter haidensis genome encodes the following:
- the ccoN gene encoding cytochrome-c oxidase, cbb3-type subunit I produces the protein MSNGLATDQSTYNYKVVRQFAIMTIVWGIVGMSVGVLLAAQLMWPELNDILQPYSHFGRLRPLHTNAVIFAFGGCALFAASYYVVQRTCQAKLFGGFLIPFTFWGWQLVIVLAAITLPMGMTSAKEYAELEWPIDILITLVWVSYGIVFFGTVVSRKTSHIYVANWFFGAFIITVALLHVVNSMAVPVSLSKSYSAYSGAMDAMIQWWYGHNAVGFFLTAGFLGMMYYFVPKQAGRPVYSYQLSIVHFWALIAVYIWAGPHHLHYSALPDWAQSLGMVMSLVLLAPSWGGMINGIMTLSGAWDKLRTDPTLRFLVVSLSFYGMSTFEGPMMSIKTVNALSHDTDWTIGHVHSGALGWVAMISIGAVYHLLPVLFDRARMWSVKLVNVHFWLSTIGTVLYICAMWVNGIMQGMMWRAFNADGTLTYSFAESVEASYPGYFVRFLGGFIFLIGMLLMAYNTYKTVTEEEPAEEESNAAEPQLA, from the coding sequence ATGAGCAATGGCTTGGCAACTGATCAGTCAACATACAACTACAAGGTCGTACGCCAGTTTGCGATTATGACTATTGTTTGGGGTATTGTTGGTATGTCTGTGGGGGTGCTGCTGGCAGCGCAACTCATGTGGCCGGAGTTGAATGATATTCTGCAACCATATTCGCATTTTGGACGCTTACGACCACTGCACACCAATGCGGTGATTTTTGCGTTTGGAGGGTGTGCGCTGTTTGCAGCCTCTTATTACGTGGTACAGCGCACCTGTCAGGCCAAGCTGTTTGGTGGTTTTTTAATTCCGTTTACCTTTTGGGGTTGGCAGCTCGTTATTGTGCTTGCCGCTATTACCCTGCCTATGGGGATGACCTCCGCTAAGGAATACGCGGAGCTGGAATGGCCAATTGATATTCTGATTACCCTGGTGTGGGTTTCCTACGGTATCGTGTTTTTCGGAACGGTCGTATCCCGTAAAACGTCACATATTTACGTGGCCAACTGGTTTTTTGGTGCCTTTATCATAACCGTTGCGTTGCTGCATGTTGTTAACAGCATGGCGGTTCCGGTGTCACTCAGCAAATCTTACTCAGCCTATTCTGGTGCAATGGATGCCATGATTCAGTGGTGGTACGGCCATAATGCTGTTGGTTTCTTCCTAACTGCGGGCTTTCTGGGCATGATGTACTACTTTGTGCCAAAGCAAGCGGGTCGCCCGGTATACTCCTATCAGCTATCAATCGTTCACTTCTGGGCCTTGATTGCCGTCTATATCTGGGCGGGTCCTCACCACCTGCATTATTCGGCCTTGCCAGATTGGGCTCAGTCGCTTGGTATGGTGATGTCTTTGGTTCTACTGGCGCCATCCTGGGGCGGTATGATCAACGGTATTATGACGTTGTCCGGTGCTTGGGATAAGTTGCGTACAGATCCAACACTGCGCTTCTTGGTGGTATCGCTGTCTTTCTACGGTATGTCCACCTTCGAAGGGCCAATGATGTCCATCAAAACCGTAAATGCCCTGTCGCATGATACAGATTGGACCATTGGTCATGTTCATTCTGGCGCTTTGGGCTGGGTGGCGATGATTTCCATTGGTGCGGTCTATCACTTGCTTCCTGTTCTGTTTGATCGCGCTCGTATGTGGAGCGTCAAACTTGTCAACGTACATTTCTGGCTATCGACTATTGGCACTGTGTTGTATATCTGCGCCATGTGGGTCAATGGCATTATGCAAGGCATGATGTGGCGCGCGTTTAACGCAGACGGCACTTTGACCTACAGTTTTGCCGAGTCCGTTGAAGCGAGTTATCCCGGTTATTTTGTACGTTTCCTAGGAGGCTTTATCTTCCTGATCGGTATGTTGCTAATGGCCTACAACACTTATAAGACCGTTACTGAAGAAGAGCCTGCGGAAGAAGAATCCAATGCCGCAGAGCCGCAACTAGCCTAA
- the ccoO gene encoding cytochrome-c oxidase, cbb3-type subunit II, whose product MKNHDIVEKNVGLMVLLVAVAISFGGLVQIVPQFFLDETTEPVEGLMPLPALALEGRDIYIREGCHVCHTQMVRPLRAEVERYGHYSVAGESVYEHPFLWGSKRTGPDLARVGKRYSDTWHKAHLYNPRNVVPESNMPAFPWLFDNILDGKETATKMKALKLVGVPYTDDDIAGAEAAVVGTTEVDALVVYLQQLGTLLTHKR is encoded by the coding sequence GTGAAAAATCATGACATTGTTGAAAAAAATGTTGGTTTGATGGTGCTGCTGGTCGCAGTTGCGATCAGTTTCGGGGGGCTGGTTCAAATTGTGCCGCAATTCTTCCTGGATGAAACCACAGAGCCTGTAGAGGGTTTGATGCCTCTTCCCGCTTTAGCTCTGGAAGGGCGCGATATCTATATCCGCGAAGGCTGCCATGTTTGTCATACTCAGATGGTTCGACCACTGCGTGCGGAAGTGGAGCGCTACGGCCACTATTCTGTTGCCGGCGAATCGGTTTATGAGCACCCATTTCTGTGGGGCTCCAAGCGAACCGGGCCCGATCTGGCGCGCGTGGGTAAGCGCTACAGTGATACCTGGCATAAGGCGCACCTGTATAACCCTCGCAATGTTGTTCCAGAATCGAATATGCCCGCATTCCCCTGGCTATTTGACAATATTCTGGATGGCAAGGAGACAGCAACGAAGATGAAGGCCTTGAAGCTTGTTGGTGTTCCTTACACCGATGACGATATTGCTGGTGCAGAAGCCGCTGTGGTAGGTACAACCGAGGTTGATGCCTTGGTTGTTTACTTGCAGCAGCTGGGTACCTTGCTAACCCATAAGCGATAG
- a CDS encoding cbb3-type cytochrome oxidase subunit 3 codes for MDINDLRSLSVVLVALAFAGVCWWAFSPKRKKRFDDAANLPFADEPGNTSNEQKKTEDKNLQSADQKERQG; via the coding sequence ATGGATATCAATGACCTCAGAAGTTTATCGGTAGTTTTGGTGGCGCTCGCCTTTGCGGGCGTTTGCTGGTGGGCGTTTTCACCTAAGCGCAAGAAGCGTTTTGACGATGCGGCTAACTTGCCATTTGCCGATGAACCGGGGAATACATCAAACGAACAAAAAAAAACTGAAGATAAAAATCTTCAGTCAGCTGACCAAAAAGAAAGGCAGGGCTGA
- the ccoP gene encoding cytochrome-c oxidase, cbb3-type subunit III — MSIFWSLWIIVLTTTCVALVCWVLFANRKVAMSDDESPENKTTGHIYDGIEEYDNPLPRWWFLMFVFTLIFGAAYLVFYPGMGSFKGVLGWTSTGELKMDQESAQSDLAETFGVYAKMPIEELIHDGRAMKMGVRLFSNNCAVCHGADAGGNFSFPNLSDKDWLYGGKPEDIAHSIREGRVGEMPAWGDIIGEQNVVNVSEYVLKMSGQDHEAALAAAGEKVFAQNCVACHGTDGAGSQLLGAPKLADNTWLYDGSREGIQHSVRNGLKNQMPSQKDMLREDKIHLLAAYVYSLSFDFDE; from the coding sequence ATGAGTATATTTTGGAGTCTTTGGATCATCGTGCTGACGACGACCTGCGTCGCACTGGTCTGCTGGGTGTTGTTTGCCAATCGCAAAGTCGCCATGAGCGACGACGAATCCCCAGAAAATAAAACAACGGGTCATATTTATGACGGTATTGAAGAGTACGACAATCCGTTACCACGCTGGTGGTTTCTGATGTTTGTATTCACCTTGATTTTTGGCGCAGCGTATCTGGTGTTTTATCCGGGTATGGGTAGCTTTAAGGGGGTTCTCGGGTGGACTTCCACGGGAGAGCTGAAAATGGATCAGGAGTCTGCACAATCCGATCTGGCTGAGACCTTTGGTGTTTACGCCAAAATGCCTATCGAAGAGTTGATTCATGATGGTCGTGCCATGAAAATGGGGGTGCGCTTGTTCTCGAACAACTGCGCAGTCTGTCATGGTGCTGATGCTGGTGGTAACTTCAGCTTCCCTAATTTATCGGATAAAGACTGGTTGTATGGTGGCAAACCGGAAGATATTGCTCACAGTATTCGCGAGGGGCGTGTCGGAGAAATGCCAGCCTGGGGCGATATTATTGGTGAACAGAACGTGGTAAATGTGAGTGAGTATGTCCTGAAAATGTCAGGGCAGGATCACGAGGCGGCCTTGGCTGCAGCGGGTGAAAAAGTATTCGCTCAAAACTGCGTCGCTTGTCATGGTACAGATGGTGCGGGAAGTCAGTTGTTAGGCGCTCCAAAACTAGCGGATAACACCTGGTTGTACGACGGCTCCCGGGAAGGCATTCAGCACTCGGTTCGCAATGGTTTGAAAAACCAAATGCCATCGCAGAAGGATATGTTGCGTGAGGATAAAATCCACCTGTTGGCCGCCTATGTCTATTCTTTATCATTCGACTTCGACGAGTAA
- the ccoG gene encoding cytochrome c oxidase accessory protein CcoG: MSEQSPSDDSGNIRYRNLYESQGKIYTRKISGFYQAIRRYTGLPLIAAFLLLPWILIDGRPAVYFDLPARQFHIFWLTFWPQDFMLLAWTLIISAFSLFTVTVLLGRVYCGFTCPQTVWTLMFISVEHFFQGDRNKQIKLAGQPWTFNKIWRIGVTHSVWVLIAFITGATFIGYFVPIRELLAGLVPYADPNTGILTIDAPAVAAFWTLFFTSATYLNAGWMREQVCKYMCPYARFQSVMYDDDTLAVQYDPKRGESRGPRKPKDDYKAKGLGDCIDCSWCVQVCPVDIDIRDGLQYECINCGLCVDACNAVMDKMEYERGLIRFTSADELKTGKTKFFRPRLFGYCLAVVAMISAFSYTIATRTPLSVDVIRDRGARLYRISGDQVQNVYTVKINNMDRNAHVYKISVDGDYPFTVNNFRAVEIEAGEVFTVPLRVSIPRKVLDTEKTMITFTVVAGDDEELHAVEETNFIGPMFQRK; the protein is encoded by the coding sequence GTGTCCGAGCAGTCCCCTTCTGATGATAGTGGCAACATTCGCTACCGAAACCTCTACGAATCCCAAGGTAAGATCTATACGCGTAAAATTAGTGGTTTCTACCAAGCTATTCGCCGTTACACTGGCCTGCCGTTAATTGCCGCATTTTTGCTGTTGCCGTGGATTTTGATTGATGGCCGACCGGCGGTTTATTTCGATTTGCCGGCCCGCCAGTTCCATATTTTTTGGTTAACCTTTTGGCCGCAGGATTTTATGCTGCTCGCCTGGACGCTGATAATTTCGGCCTTTTCTCTATTTACCGTAACGGTTCTTCTGGGGCGAGTGTATTGCGGTTTTACCTGCCCTCAAACCGTATGGACGTTAATGTTTATTTCTGTTGAACACTTTTTTCAAGGTGATAGAAATAAGCAGATTAAACTGGCTGGTCAGCCTTGGACCTTCAATAAAATCTGGCGCATAGGCGTTACTCACAGTGTTTGGGTACTTATTGCCTTTATTACTGGCGCGACCTTTATCGGTTATTTTGTACCTATTAGGGAGTTGCTTGCGGGGCTCGTACCCTACGCTGATCCAAACACCGGCATTCTGACGATTGATGCGCCTGCGGTTGCAGCTTTCTGGACATTGTTCTTTACCTCAGCAACGTATTTAAATGCGGGCTGGATGCGCGAGCAGGTGTGTAAATATATGTGCCCCTATGCGCGTTTTCAGTCGGTTATGTACGATGACGATACGCTCGCGGTACAGTACGACCCCAAGCGGGGAGAGAGTCGCGGGCCACGTAAACCCAAGGATGATTACAAGGCAAAGGGCTTAGGGGATTGTATTGACTGTTCCTGGTGTGTACAGGTTTGTCCGGTTGATATCGATATTCGTGATGGTCTGCAGTACGAGTGTATTAACTGCGGTTTATGTGTTGATGCCTGCAATGCTGTTATGGATAAAATGGAATATGAGCGTGGGTTAATTCGTTTTACCTCTGCAGACGAACTAAAAACCGGCAAAACTAAATTTTTTCGGCCCCGCCTGTTTGGCTATTGCCTGGCGGTAGTGGCAATGATTTCAGCTTTTAGTTACACCATAGCCACTCGTACGCCACTTTCTGTTGATGTTATTCGGGATCGTGGTGCGCGCCTCTACCGTATCAGCGGCGATCAGGTGCAAAATGTTTACACCGTGAAAATCAACAATATGGATCGTAATGCCCACGTATATAAGATATCCGTTGATGGCGACTACCCGTTCACTGTGAATAATTTCCGTGCCGTTGAAATTGAAGCGGGGGAGGTGTTTACTGTGCCCCTAAGAGTTTCCATTCCAAGAAAAGTCCTCGATACCGAGAAAACCATGATTACGTTTACGGTTGTTGCTGGTGATGACGAGGAACTTCATGCAGTTGAGGAAACGAATTTTATTGGCCCGATGTTCCAGCGGAAATAG
- a CDS encoding FixH family protein gives MNTTHVTKHWYQEPWAWMVAAPLLLVFVVCAVLVTVAVRGGDDVVSDDYYKEGKMVNKRFAAESYAEEKGISGVLTLFAEEGYLDLTLTEPLDSSDKLELRLSHPAEADFDQAYVLKRKSIRGYYADLLSVPEGRWYVRVEGFSSEGNKLLWRLSGEIDFNQSPRLQLQ, from the coding sequence TTGAATACAACACACGTTACAAAACACTGGTATCAAGAGCCTTGGGCTTGGATGGTGGCGGCGCCTTTACTGCTCGTATTTGTGGTCTGCGCCGTCTTGGTGACAGTAGCCGTTAGAGGTGGGGATGATGTCGTCAGCGATGATTATTATAAAGAAGGCAAAATGGTTAATAAGCGTTTTGCTGCCGAGTCTTATGCTGAGGAAAAGGGTATCAGTGGCGTTTTAACGCTGTTTGCCGAAGAGGGTTATCTTGATTTGACACTAACGGAGCCGCTGGATTCTAGTGACAAGCTTGAGTTGAGGTTGTCACACCCGGCTGAGGCAGACTTTGATCAAGCCTACGTTTTGAAGCGTAAATCGATTCGAGGTTATTACGCTGATTTGTTGTCCGTACCCGAGGGGCGATGGTATGTGCGTGTTGAGGGCTTTTCCAGTGAGGGCAATAAGCTTCTCTGGCGGCTGAGTGGAGAGATCGACTTCAACCAGTCGCCCCGTCTACAGTTACAGTAA
- a CDS encoding heavy metal translocating P-type ATPase produces MSACFHCGLPADPSIACTINGEPKIFCCHGCMLVAQAIHEGGLDNYYQYRDQLGEKAVEKQQDFSGYDLPEVQNEFVSRSENGFRTARLSVQGISCAACAWLIEHHLEKADAVDSVRVNATNRTCLLRWDEGKTPLSQLLNEFQKIGYHPQPDRQENKQKLRRKESQQALMRLGVAGIGMMQVGMVAVALYAGGMQGIESHWQSFLRWVSLVMATPVVFFSAQPFFSNALRSLKASHLNMDVPVSLAIAFAYAASVWATLTRTGEVYFDSVSMFTFFLLLGRYLEMRARHSSAFASESLQHLLPLTACRMENGKLLSIPLAAVLPGDRLWVEAGDVIPVDGQLMSASARIDESLLTGESVPQKKVEGDELSAGTLNGGSALELDVTRTGQSTQLAAIERLVDQASMVKPRQIALVDKIAGRFVGAVLLLALIVGGVWWYIDSSKAFWVVLSVLVVTCPCALSLATPAALTAGINRARKMGLLISGPQTIESLAEVDLVVFDKTGTLTEGRITVSQLLPLDSDNSQNEALIEIIAALEAHSRHPIALAFAGYRASVAAEQVDVVEGEGVSGCVGDAFYRFGRPAFASPSTPDLDIPEVEGMWQLLSLKKQGQFEPLLWVCLTDDIRPSAKVAVSELHRLNKDVALLSGDRPQPVASIAVQLGIESPVAEARPDGKLGWVRKQQANGKSVLMVGDGINDVPVLSSADVSIAMGSATRLAQSNADSVLLSGNLAVIPLAISLSARVQRVIRQNLGWALLYNGLALPAAAAGVLPPHLAAIGMSFSSLVVVLNAMRI; encoded by the coding sequence ATGTCTGCCTGCTTTCATTGTGGTTTGCCTGCGGACCCAAGCATTGCCTGTACGATAAATGGCGAACCCAAAATATTCTGTTGTCACGGCTGTATGTTGGTGGCGCAAGCCATCCATGAGGGCGGCTTGGACAATTACTATCAATATCGCGATCAATTGGGCGAAAAGGCCGTCGAAAAGCAACAGGATTTTTCTGGCTACGATTTGCCTGAGGTTCAGAACGAATTTGTCAGCCGTAGTGAAAATGGTTTTAGGACCGCTCGTTTGAGTGTGCAAGGTATCAGTTGTGCCGCCTGCGCTTGGCTGATCGAGCACCACCTGGAAAAGGCAGATGCGGTTGATAGTGTTCGCGTAAATGCGACCAACCGAACCTGCTTATTACGCTGGGATGAAGGCAAAACGCCGCTAAGCCAATTGCTCAACGAATTTCAAAAAATAGGCTATCACCCACAACCAGATCGCCAGGAAAACAAACAAAAATTACGCCGTAAGGAATCCCAGCAGGCGCTTATGCGTTTGGGTGTGGCCGGTATCGGTATGATGCAAGTCGGCATGGTGGCCGTTGCGCTCTATGCCGGAGGTATGCAAGGGATAGAAAGTCATTGGCAATCGTTTTTGCGTTGGGTGAGCTTGGTGATGGCCACACCCGTTGTTTTCTTTTCTGCTCAGCCTTTTTTTAGCAATGCACTGCGATCGCTAAAAGCCTCACATCTTAATATGGATGTACCGGTTTCCCTGGCGATTGCCTTTGCGTACGCGGCTAGCGTCTGGGCAACGCTTACTCGTACCGGTGAGGTCTACTTTGATTCTGTTTCCATGTTCACTTTTTTTCTGCTGCTGGGGCGCTACCTGGAAATGCGTGCGCGTCACAGCAGCGCTTTCGCCAGTGAAAGCCTGCAGCATTTGTTGCCACTAACGGCATGTCGAATGGAAAACGGCAAGCTGCTTTCTATTCCGTTGGCCGCAGTACTACCCGGTGACCGGTTATGGGTTGAGGCGGGAGACGTTATTCCTGTGGATGGCCAATTGATGTCCGCCAGCGCCAGGATTGATGAATCGTTGTTGACCGGTGAATCTGTGCCGCAAAAGAAAGTCGAGGGTGATGAGTTGTCTGCGGGAACCCTCAATGGCGGTAGTGCACTTGAGCTTGACGTCACCCGTACGGGGCAAAGTACTCAGTTGGCGGCGATAGAGCGACTGGTGGATCAGGCCAGTATGGTGAAGCCACGACAAATTGCGTTGGTCGATAAAATTGCCGGACGCTTTGTCGGCGCGGTTCTTCTGTTGGCCCTCATTGTTGGCGGCGTGTGGTGGTATATAGATTCAAGTAAGGCTTTTTGGGTCGTGTTATCGGTTTTGGTTGTAACCTGCCCCTGTGCGCTTTCTTTGGCGACACCGGCAGCGCTTACGGCAGGCATAAACCGTGCGCGGAAAATGGGGCTGTTAATTAGTGGCCCACAAACAATTGAATCTCTGGCTGAAGTTGATTTGGTTGTGTTTGATAAAACGGGCACTTTAACGGAAGGGCGGATTACCGTATCCCAGTTGCTGCCGCTCGATTCTGACAACAGCCAAAATGAAGCCTTGATTGAGATAATTGCGGCTTTGGAAGCTCATTCTCGTCATCCCATTGCCTTGGCGTTTGCGGGCTACCGGGCATCAGTAGCTGCAGAGCAGGTTGATGTTGTTGAAGGCGAGGGCGTATCCGGGTGTGTTGGTGACGCGTTTTATCGCTTTGGACGACCGGCTTTTGCATCGCCATCTACGCCCGATCTGGATATCCCCGAGGTAGAGGGTATGTGGCAATTACTTTCCCTTAAAAAGCAGGGCCAGTTTGAACCCTTGCTTTGGGTTTGTTTGACCGATGATATTCGCCCATCGGCCAAAGTCGCTGTTTCTGAGCTACACCGACTTAATAAAGATGTTGCGTTGCTTAGCGGTGATCGGCCGCAACCGGTAGCATCGATAGCTGTGCAGCTGGGAATAGAGAGCCCTGTTGCTGAGGCCAGGCCCGATGGCAAGCTCGGATGGGTGCGCAAGCAACAGGCAAACGGGAAATCCGTACTTATGGTGGGAGACGGTATTAACGATGTTCCCGTATTGAGTTCGGCAGATGTTTCCATTGCCATGGGCTCCGCAACCCGTCTTGCGCAATCCAATGCCGACAGTGTGTTGTTAAGCGGTAATCTGGCCGTCATTCCTTTGGCCATCAGCTTGTCGGCGCGGGTACAGAGAGTTATTCGCCAAAACCTTGGCTGGGCTCTGTTGTATAATGGACTGGCTCTTCCTGCCGCTGCTGCAGGGGTGTTGCCGCCTCATCTGGCCGCCATAGGTATGTCGTTCAGCTCCCTGGTTGTTGTTCTTAATGCGATGAGAATCTAA
- the ccoS gene encoding cbb3-type cytochrome oxidase assembly protein CcoS — MESLLILIPIAIVFVIIAIAIFFWAVKSGQYEDLDTEARRILFDSERKEKDGTDKLSQPSDKK, encoded by the coding sequence ATGGAAAGTTTGCTTATATTAATTCCCATCGCCATAGTCTTTGTAATTATTGCCATTGCCATTTTTTTCTGGGCGGTAAAATCCGGGCAGTATGAAGATCTGGACACAGAAGCTCGAAGAATCTTGTTTGACAGTGAGCGCAAAGAAAAAGACGGTACCGACAAACTATCTCAACCTTCCGATAAAAAATAA
- a CDS encoding sulfite exporter TauE/SafE family protein, giving the protein MSETFIAAFVLGLMGAGHCLGMCGGLAAALAFANQGKSKFHRFAILLSYNIGRIFSYGLIGWIFGFIFSNVDQLSPVPVLRAVSGVLLIAMGFYLADWWKVLTRLERLGSLLWRWISPLGRRLMPVTNTVTALFLGLLWGWLPCGLVYSVLALAAAQGEALAGAGVMVAFGLGTVPAVLAGGLASNYIKTAISNVWVRRLFGIGFIVYGIVTLLPVIKLLLVASGVLAASEQGMMHHHH; this is encoded by the coding sequence ATGTCAGAAACGTTTATTGCAGCTTTTGTTCTTGGATTAATGGGGGCGGGTCACTGCCTGGGTATGTGTGGCGGTTTGGCCGCAGCGCTGGCTTTTGCAAATCAAGGTAAAAGCAAGTTTCACCGGTTCGCGATACTTCTGAGCTACAACATTGGACGCATTTTCAGTTACGGGCTTATAGGGTGGATCTTTGGGTTTATTTTTTCCAATGTTGATCAGCTAAGTCCAGTCCCTGTTTTAAGGGCCGTCTCGGGTGTGCTGTTGATCGCAATGGGGTTCTATTTAGCCGATTGGTGGAAAGTGCTTACACGTCTGGAGCGTTTGGGCTCTTTGTTATGGCGCTGGATATCACCACTGGGACGCCGTCTTATGCCCGTTACCAATACCGTAACGGCTTTGTTTCTAGGCTTGCTCTGGGGGTGGTTGCCATGTGGGTTGGTTTATTCGGTATTGGCGTTGGCCGCAGCTCAAGGAGAAGCCTTGGCTGGAGCCGGTGTTATGGTGGCTTTTGGCCTAGGAACCGTTCCTGCCGTACTAGCTGGAGGTCTCGCGAGTAATTATATTAAAACCGCTATTTCAAATGTATGGGTGAGGCGATTGTTTGGAATTGGCTTTATTGTTTATGGCATCGTTACCCTGCTGCCGGTGATTAAATTGTTGTTGGTGGCCTCTGGAGTGCTGGCGGCTTCGGAACAGGGAATGATGCATCATCACCACTAG
- a CDS encoding DJ-1 family glyoxalase III, whose product MVNVLVPVADGTEELEAVTIIDILRRAGADVCIASVMTSKRITASRGVTLEAEVLIPSCVDTVWDLIALPGGMPGAEHLQNCSTLQHLLGEQFSTGRFVAAICASPAVVLGRNGFLKGRRATCYPSFQDELQQYGAISSSEKIVVDENLVTSQGPGTALAFSLKLVELVFDKNVMKSVTSDAVA is encoded by the coding sequence ATGGTTAATGTTTTAGTGCCTGTTGCGGACGGAACTGAAGAGCTGGAAGCTGTGACCATTATCGACATTCTGCGGCGGGCGGGTGCAGACGTTTGCATCGCGTCGGTTATGACATCAAAAAGAATTACGGCGTCCAGAGGCGTTACATTGGAAGCAGAAGTTCTGATACCGAGCTGCGTCGATACCGTGTGGGATCTAATCGCGCTGCCTGGCGGGATGCCTGGTGCAGAGCATTTGCAAAATTGCTCCACATTGCAACATCTTCTCGGGGAGCAGTTTTCGACTGGTCGTTTCGTCGCTGCCATTTGTGCAAGTCCGGCTGTAGTCCTGGGGCGAAATGGCTTTCTAAAAGGGCGTCGCGCGACTTGCTACCCAAGCTTTCAAGACGAACTACAGCAATACGGCGCTATATCAAGCAGTGAAAAAATCGTTGTTGACGAAAATTTGGTGACCAGCCAGGGGCCGGGAACGGCGTTGGCATTTTCATTGAAACTTGTTGAGTTAGTGTTTGATAAAAACGTAATGAAATCGGTTACATCTGATGCGGTTGCATAA